The Microlunatus antarcticus genome window below encodes:
- a CDS encoding alpha-glucosidase: MTASTTTSPETTPPGAVVPSERVEGWWRNAVVYQIYPRSFADSNGDGTGDIPGIIAHLDHLAELGVDVIWLSPVYTSPMDDNGYDIANYQDIDPLFGTLADMDELLAQAHRRGIKILMDLVVNHTSDEHPWFVESRQPGSAKRDWYWWRPARDGHEPGTPGAEPTNWASAFSGPAWHWDEEAGAYYLHLFTRKQPDLNWGNREVREAVYAMMRWWVARGVDGFRMDVINLISKPTELVDVPLRAGQPYGDGFEAVGNGHRLAEFLAEMNEQVGLDEHHLLTVGEMPGSTVELARTITDRANHGLNMVFTFEHVNLDRDPEGSKFSHVPLDLVALKRNLEAWQVGLADVGWNSLYWDNHDQPRAVSRFGDDSPEHRVASAKTLASVLHLHRGTPYVYQGEELGMTNTRFASIADYRDVEALNYHAEAVGLGQDPDTVLAGLATHSRDNARTPMQWDDTHQAGFTEGIPWLSVNPNYVTVNARAERMDPASVFHHTRQLIALRHDLAAVAEGRFDLLLGDDPQIWALTRTLDDQRVLLVANFSSTPATVPDGSLPDVASARLLLATHGDRRGADLAPWESRVFLLG; the protein is encoded by the coding sequence GTGACGGCATCGACGACGACCAGCCCCGAGACCACGCCCCCCGGTGCGGTGGTCCCCTCCGAGCGAGTCGAGGGCTGGTGGCGCAACGCCGTCGTCTACCAGATCTACCCGCGCTCGTTCGCCGACAGCAACGGTGACGGCACCGGTGACATCCCCGGGATCATCGCCCACCTGGACCACCTGGCCGAGCTGGGCGTCGACGTCATCTGGCTGTCGCCGGTCTACACCTCGCCGATGGACGACAACGGCTACGACATCGCCAACTACCAGGACATCGACCCGCTGTTCGGGACGCTGGCCGACATGGACGAGCTGCTCGCCCAGGCCCACCGGCGCGGGATCAAGATCCTCATGGACCTCGTGGTCAACCACACCTCGGACGAGCACCCGTGGTTCGTCGAGTCGCGCCAGCCGGGCTCGGCCAAGCGCGACTGGTACTGGTGGCGCCCCGCCCGCGACGGGCACGAGCCCGGGACGCCCGGCGCCGAGCCGACGAACTGGGCCTCCGCCTTCTCCGGCCCCGCCTGGCACTGGGACGAGGAGGCGGGCGCGTACTACCTGCACCTGTTCACCCGCAAGCAGCCCGACCTCAACTGGGGGAACCGGGAGGTCCGCGAGGCCGTCTACGCGATGATGCGCTGGTGGGTCGCCCGCGGGGTGGACGGCTTCCGCATGGACGTCATCAACCTCATCTCCAAGCCCACGGAGCTCGTCGACGTGCCGCTCCGGGCGGGGCAGCCGTACGGCGACGGGTTCGAGGCGGTCGGCAACGGCCACCGGCTGGCCGAGTTCCTCGCGGAGATGAACGAGCAGGTGGGGCTCGACGAGCACCACCTGCTGACCGTGGGCGAGATGCCCGGCTCGACGGTCGAGCTGGCCCGCACGATCACCGACCGCGCGAACCACGGGCTGAACATGGTGTTCACGTTCGAGCACGTCAACCTCGACCGCGACCCGGAGGGCTCCAAGTTCTCCCACGTGCCGCTCGACCTGGTCGCGCTCAAGCGCAACCTCGAGGCGTGGCAGGTCGGGCTCGCCGACGTCGGCTGGAACTCGCTCTACTGGGACAACCACGACCAGCCGCGGGCGGTGTCGCGCTTCGGCGACGACTCGCCCGAGCACCGGGTCGCCTCGGCCAAGACGCTGGCGAGCGTCCTGCACCTGCACCGCGGTACGCCGTACGTCTACCAGGGCGAGGAGCTCGGGATGACGAACACGCGGTTCGCGAGCATCGCGGACTACCGCGACGTCGAGGCGCTGAACTACCACGCCGAGGCCGTGGGGCTGGGGCAGGACCCCGACACCGTGCTGGCCGGGCTGGCCACGCACAGCCGCGACAACGCGCGGACGCCGATGCAGTGGGACGACACGCACCAGGCCGGCTTCACCGAGGGCATCCCGTGGCTGTCGGTGAACCCGAACTACGTCACGGTCAACGCGCGCGCCGAGCGGATGGACCCGGCGTCGGTGTTCCACCACACGCGTCAGCTGATCGCGCTGCGCCACGACCTGGCGGCGGTGGCCGAGGGTCGCTTCGACCTGCTGCTCGGCGACGACCCGCAGATCTGGGCGCTCACCCGCACGCTCGACGACCAGCGCGTGCTGCTGGTCGCGAACTTCTCCTCCACGCCGGCCACGGTCCCGGACGGGTCCCTGCCCGACGTGGCCTCGGCCCGCCTGCTGCTGGCCACGCACGGCGACCGCCGGGGCGCGGACCTGGCGCCCTGGGAGTCGCGGGTCTTCCTGCTCGGCTAG
- a CDS encoding DinB family protein: protein MYAPTEDDEVTTSVRYADQQLAAIHASLLGLTEEQARSTPCHSALSPAGLVKHVTRVMRQAVVTLTRGPDLAAELDLAAHEASFVLADDETAAGVLEQFEAARPGYLAAIAGTDPDARTLTPPAPWDGIDDERPVRRRYQLLHQIEELARHAGHADILREQIDGVSVPALVLTEDGAPPNDFFAPYVPAPGTLGA, encoded by the coding sequence GTGTACGCACCCACCGAGGACGACGAGGTCACGACGTCCGTCCGCTACGCCGATCAGCAGCTCGCCGCGATCCACGCGAGCCTGCTCGGCCTGACCGAGGAGCAGGCGCGCTCGACACCCTGCCATAGCGCCCTCTCGCCGGCCGGGCTGGTCAAGCACGTGACGCGGGTGATGAGGCAGGCCGTGGTGACGCTGACGCGGGGTCCCGACCTCGCCGCGGAGCTCGACCTCGCGGCCCACGAGGCGAGCTTCGTGCTCGCCGACGACGAGACCGCGGCGGGCGTGCTCGAGCAGTTCGAGGCGGCGAGACCGGGCTACCTCGCCGCGATCGCCGGGACCGACCCCGATGCACGGACGCTGACGCCGCCGGCACCGTGGGACGGGATCGACGACGAGCGCCCGGTGAGGCGTCGCTACCAGCTGCTCCACCAGATCGAGGAGCTCGCGCGCCACGCCGGCCACGCGGACATCCTGCGGGAGCAGATCGACGGCGTCTCGGTCCCGGCCCTCGTGCTGACCGAGGACGGTGCGCCGCCGAACGACTTCTTCGCGCCGTACGTGCCGGCGCCCGGGACGCTCGGCGCCTGA
- a CDS encoding phage holin family protein, which produces MAEQAVGDIIKAITGDVKELVRDEVQLAKAELVPAAKAGGIGAGLLAGAAFFGVSAVFILYFCVVYVLVRLGLPEWASFLIVGAALLVLAGILGAIGYSMIKKVKAPQRAIKQAKETVDAVKASAQQTLAGIKGSDVKKALDR; this is translated from the coding sequence ATGGCGGAGCAAGCCGTCGGCGACATCATCAAGGCCATCACGGGCGACGTGAAGGAGCTGGTGCGCGACGAGGTCCAGCTGGCCAAGGCCGAGCTCGTCCCCGCCGCCAAGGCGGGCGGGATCGGTGCGGGCCTGCTCGCGGGCGCCGCGTTCTTCGGCGTCTCGGCCGTCTTCATCCTCTACTTCTGCGTCGTCTACGTGCTGGTGCGGCTCGGGCTGCCCGAGTGGGCCTCGTTCCTCATCGTCGGCGCAGCGCTGCTCGTGCTGGCCGGTATCCTCGGGGCGATCGGCTACAGCATGATCAAGAAGGTCAAGGCCCCGCAGCGCGCGATCAAGCAGGCCAAGGAGACCGTCGACGCCGTGAAGGCGTCGGCGCAGCAGACGCTGGCCGGGATCAAGGGCTCCGACGTCAAGAAGGCGCTCGACCGCTAG
- a CDS encoding MarR family winged helix-turn-helix transcriptional regulator: MAEEQTAPARLRALASWQAGRVATLGARLTAAHMALEARSDFAVLAALDELGALSQAEIGRSLGLDRANVNRIVTRLEREGLLERAADPHDGRRLVLTATAAGGDHLRDLERRAARVQDELLVALDAEEREQLRLLLDRVLAAHPAQPA, from the coding sequence ATGGCGGAGGAGCAGACGGCGCCGGCGCGGCTCCGGGCGCTGGCCAGCTGGCAGGCCGGGCGGGTCGCCACGCTCGGCGCCCGGCTCACCGCCGCGCACATGGCCCTGGAGGCGCGGTCGGACTTCGCCGTGCTGGCCGCGCTGGACGAGCTGGGTGCGCTGAGCCAGGCCGAGATCGGCCGGAGCCTCGGCCTCGACCGGGCGAACGTCAACCGCATCGTGACCCGGCTGGAGCGCGAGGGGCTGCTCGAGCGCGCCGCGGACCCGCACGACGGCCGGCGGCTGGTCCTGACGGCGACCGCCGCCGGGGGTGACCACCTGCGTGACCTCGAGCGCCGGGCGGCCCGGGTGCAGGACGAGCTGCTGGTCGCCCTCGACGCCGAGGAGCGGGAGCAGCTGCGGCTGCTGCTCGACCGCGTCCTGGCCGCCCATCCCGCGCAGCCGGCCTAG
- a CDS encoding MFS transporter — translation MSSPARVVRHLAVAQAFAVAGSSVDLTLTGIVGTQVAPRPELATLPFSLLFVAAGLTTFFASRAIGRFGHRATFVVSGLVATAGGTVSALAIAHGSFGLFCVGTALVGASNATVGYYRYLAADTNPDARARAVSTVLAGGLVAALVGPFAATGVRDLTPTPYVASYLLVAALGLGSAVWNSRLRLPPPAPRPEAGSPDAAAPRPYGVLWRQPVLLLGTTAAVVAALTMLALMTAGPILGLAAGRTPGQAALAIQLHLVGMFAPGFLVPRVIGRLGERRVAALGCAVILLAGLAAAGGASLPLYLTAMFAVGVGWNLAYSGGSAMIASSYRPAERGRVQPVAEVLGIAAQVGGSFAAAGFTTESSWRALGWATAVAAVLVGTLLLAARTRVEAPAAVEGRAG, via the coding sequence GTGAGCTCTCCCGCCCGGGTCGTCCGGCACCTCGCGGTCGCGCAGGCCTTCGCCGTCGCCGGCTCGAGCGTCGACCTGACCCTGACCGGCATCGTCGGGACGCAGGTCGCGCCGCGCCCGGAGCTGGCCACGCTGCCGTTCAGCCTGCTGTTCGTCGCCGCCGGCCTGACCACCTTCTTCGCGTCCCGGGCGATCGGCCGCTTCGGCCACCGGGCGACCTTCGTGGTGTCGGGCCTCGTGGCCACGGCCGGCGGCACCGTGTCGGCGCTGGCCATCGCCCACGGGTCGTTCGGCCTGTTCTGCGTCGGGACCGCGCTCGTCGGCGCCTCTAACGCGACCGTCGGCTACTACCGCTACCTCGCCGCCGACACCAACCCGGACGCCCGGGCCCGTGCGGTCAGCACCGTCCTGGCCGGCGGCCTGGTCGCCGCCCTGGTGGGGCCGTTCGCCGCGACCGGCGTGCGCGACCTGACGCCCACCCCGTACGTCGCGTCCTACCTCCTGGTCGCCGCGCTCGGCCTTGGCTCCGCGGTCTGGAACAGCCGCCTCCGGCTCCCGCCGCCGGCACCCCGGCCCGAGGCCGGCTCCCCGGACGCCGCGGCACCCCGTCCGTACGGGGTCCTGTGGCGCCAGCCCGTCCTGCTGCTGGGGACCACGGCCGCCGTGGTCGCCGCGCTGACCATGCTGGCGCTGATGACCGCCGGGCCGATCCTCGGGCTGGCGGCGGGCCGGACGCCCGGGCAGGCGGCACTCGCGATCCAGCTGCACCTGGTCGGGATGTTCGCCCCGGGCTTCCTGGTGCCGCGCGTCATCGGGCGCCTCGGCGAACGTCGCGTCGCCGCGCTCGGCTGCGCCGTGATCCTGCTGGCCGGCCTCGCCGCCGCGGGAGGGGCCTCGCTCCCGCTCTACCTGACGGCGATGTTCGCGGTGGGCGTCGGGTGGAACCTCGCCTACTCCGGCGGCAGCGCCATGATCGCCTCGTCCTACCGCCCGGCGGAACGCGGCCGCGTCCAGCCGGTCGCGGAGGTGCTGGGCATCGCCGCGCAGGTCGGCGGCTCGTTCGCGGCTGCCGGCTTCACCACCGAGAGCAGCTGGCGGGCCCTCGGCTGGGCCACCGCCGTCGCCGCCGTCCTCGTCGGCACCCTCCTCCTCGCCGCCCGTACGCGGGTCGAGGCACCAGCCGCGGTGGAGGGCCGGGCGGGCTAG
- a CDS encoding helix-turn-helix domain-containing protein has protein sequence MTRAGEERNRAMLRARDAMDAGYEGELDIAALARLACCSPSHFIRTFAATFDETPHRYLQRRRVERAMFLLRSTPANVTDVCWSVGFASLGTFTRTFTRVVGETPTAYRARGPLPPVPSCFAMAWLRPSSFGEAGDGRTALASDACSPR, from the coding sequence GTGACCCGAGCCGGCGAGGAACGCAACCGGGCGATGCTCCGCGCCCGGGACGCGATGGACGCGGGCTACGAGGGGGAGCTCGACATCGCGGCCCTGGCCCGGCTGGCCTGCTGCTCGCCGAGCCACTTCATCCGGACCTTCGCGGCGACGTTCGACGAGACGCCGCACCGCTACCTCCAGCGGCGTCGGGTGGAGCGGGCCATGTTCCTGCTGCGCTCGACGCCGGCGAACGTCACCGACGTCTGCTGGTCCGTCGGGTTCGCGAGCCTGGGCACGTTCACGCGGACGTTCACCCGGGTGGTCGGGGAGACGCCCACCGCATACCGCGCCCGGGGCCCGCTGCCGCCGGTGCCGTCCTGCTTCGCCATGGCCTGGCTGCGACCGAGCAGTTTCGGAGAAGCGGGGGACGGCCGTACGGCACTAGCGTCCGACGCATGCTCACCTCGTTGA
- a CDS encoding VOC family protein: MLTSLTITSLYVLDQDQALDFYVGTLGLEVGSDLDLGFMRWLTVRVPGETREVLLERPGPPAMDGGTADQVRDLVTKGASAGTLFFNTDDVQQTWDDLKAKGVDLPEEPTERGYGKDFGFRDPFGNHVRIAQLPG, from the coding sequence ATGCTCACCTCGTTGACCATCACGTCCCTCTACGTCCTCGACCAGGACCAGGCGCTCGACTTCTACGTCGGCACGCTCGGGCTCGAGGTCGGCAGCGACCTCGACCTCGGCTTCATGCGCTGGCTGACCGTCCGGGTCCCCGGCGAGACGCGCGAGGTCCTGCTCGAGCGGCCCGGCCCGCCCGCGATGGACGGGGGGACCGCCGACCAGGTGCGCGACCTCGTCACCAAGGGTGCGAGCGCGGGCACGCTGTTCTTCAACACCGACGACGTCCAGCAGACCTGGGACGACCTCAAGGCCAAGGGCGTCGACCTGCCGGAGGAGCCGACCGAGCGCGGCTACGGGAAGGACTTCGGGTTCCGAGACCCGTTCGGCAACCACGTCCGCATCGCCCAGCTGCCGGGCTGA
- the acs gene encoding acetate--CoA ligase has product MSDDARTDRFPPPPGLAEHANVTEATFTEAAADDVAFWAEQADRLSWGTPPTETLDWSNAPFAQWYADGTLNAAYNCLDRHVEAGHGDRVAFHFEGEPGDTRTITYAELTAQVCQAANALTELGVKAGDRVAIYLPMVPEAAVAMLACARLGAPHTVVFGGFSSDALATRILDCGVEHVITADGGWRKGKSSALKPAVDEALERCPEVKNVLVVRRTGQETAMVEGRDVWWHDLVESQPTEHAYETFPAEHPLYIMYTSGSTGKPKGILHTTGGYLVGVAYTHWATFDLKADTDVFWTAADIGWVTGHSYLVYGPLANGATSVMYEGTPDSPHQGRWWEIVDKYGVTILYCAPTAIRTFMKWGEDIPARYDLSTLRILGSVGEPINPEAYVWYRRHIGHDRTPVVDTWWQTETGMHMISPMPGVAEGKPGSAMRAVPGVSVKVVNDEGQPIADDAAGYLVIDKPWPAMLRGIWGDEQRYTDTYWSRFPGVYFAGDGAKLDADGDIWLLGRVDDVMNVSGHRMSTAEIESALVSHPKVAEAAVVGATDDTTGQAIVAFVILRSEAGDGGPDVVAELRTHVAKEIGPIARPRQIMVVQELPKTRSGKIMRRLLRDVAENRELGDVTTLTDSTVMDLIKGNLATTSSED; this is encoded by the coding sequence GTGAGCGACGACGCCCGGACCGACCGCTTCCCGCCGCCGCCGGGGCTGGCGGAGCACGCCAACGTCACCGAGGCGACGTTCACCGAGGCCGCCGCGGACGACGTCGCCTTCTGGGCGGAGCAGGCCGACCGGCTCTCCTGGGGCACCCCTCCGACCGAGACGCTCGACTGGAGCAACGCGCCCTTCGCGCAGTGGTACGCCGACGGCACGCTCAACGCCGCGTACAACTGCCTCGACCGCCACGTCGAGGCCGGCCACGGCGACCGGGTCGCGTTCCACTTCGAGGGCGAGCCCGGCGACACCCGCACGATCACGTACGCCGAGCTCACGGCCCAGGTCTGCCAGGCCGCGAACGCGCTGACCGAGCTGGGCGTCAAGGCCGGCGACCGGGTCGCGATCTACCTCCCGATGGTCCCGGAGGCCGCGGTCGCGATGCTGGCCTGCGCCCGCCTCGGCGCCCCGCACACGGTCGTGTTCGGCGGCTTCTCCTCCGACGCGCTGGCCACCCGGATCCTCGACTGCGGCGTCGAGCACGTCATCACCGCCGACGGCGGCTGGCGCAAGGGGAAGTCGTCGGCGCTCAAGCCCGCCGTGGACGAGGCCCTGGAACGCTGCCCGGAGGTCAAGAACGTCCTCGTCGTGCGCCGGACCGGCCAGGAGACCGCGATGGTCGAGGGCCGCGACGTGTGGTGGCACGACCTCGTCGAGTCCCAGCCCACCGAGCACGCGTACGAGACGTTCCCGGCCGAGCACCCGCTCTACATCATGTACACCTCGGGCAGCACCGGTAAGCCGAAGGGCATCCTCCACACGACCGGCGGCTACCTCGTCGGCGTCGCGTACACGCATTGGGCGACGTTCGACCTCAAGGCCGACACCGACGTGTTCTGGACCGCGGCCGACATCGGCTGGGTGACCGGGCACTCGTACCTCGTCTACGGCCCGCTGGCCAACGGCGCGACGAGCGTCATGTACGAGGGGACGCCCGACAGCCCGCACCAGGGCCGGTGGTGGGAGATCGTCGACAAGTACGGCGTCACGATCCTCTACTGCGCCCCGACCGCGATCCGCACGTTCATGAAGTGGGGCGAGGACATCCCCGCGCGCTACGACCTGTCGACGCTGCGGATCCTCGGCTCGGTCGGTGAGCCGATCAACCCGGAGGCGTACGTCTGGTACCGCCGTCACATCGGCCACGACCGCACGCCGGTGGTCGACACCTGGTGGCAGACCGAGACCGGGATGCACATGATCTCGCCCATGCCGGGCGTGGCCGAGGGCAAGCCCGGCTCGGCGATGCGCGCCGTGCCCGGGGTCAGCGTCAAGGTCGTCAACGACGAGGGGCAGCCGATCGCGGACGACGCCGCCGGCTACCTCGTCATCGACAAGCCGTGGCCGGCGATGCTGCGCGGCATCTGGGGCGACGAGCAGCGCTACACCGACACCTACTGGTCGCGCTTCCCCGGCGTCTACTTCGCCGGCGACGGCGCCAAGCTCGACGCCGACGGCGACATCTGGCTCCTGGGCCGGGTCGACGACGTGATGAACGTGTCCGGGCACCGGATGTCGACCGCGGAGATCGAGTCGGCCCTGGTCTCGCACCCCAAGGTCGCCGAGGCGGCCGTGGTCGGGGCGACCGACGACACGACCGGCCAGGCGATCGTCGCCTTCGTCATCCTGCGCAGCGAGGCCGGCGACGGCGGTCCGGACGTGGTCGCCGAGCTGCGGACGCACGTGGCGAAGGAGATCGGCCCGATCGCCCGGCCGCGCCAGATCATGGTCGTCCAGGAGCTCCCGAAGACCCGCTCGGGCAAGATCATGCGCCGCCTGCTCCGCGACGTCGCCGAGAACCGCGAGCTGGGCGACGTGACGACCCTGACCGACTCCACGGTCATGGACCTGATCAAGGGCAACCTGGCCACGACCTCGTCGGAGGACTGA
- a CDS encoding LacI family DNA-binding transcriptional regulator, which yields MTVTVVPTLKMVAAAAGVSKSTVSRVINDSPSVTPEAVAAVSAAIERLGYTPNRAARSLVSRRTQTLALVIPEKTATFFTDPYFASVIQGAAMRVSQTDFTLALLISAGSEDKTRRYLRTGSVDGALVLSHHSDDRSYAHLDDALPLVFGGRPMSAEGSLPCYVDVDNVEAAATVTRRLVAAGRARIATITGPADMGVGVDRLTGWRRALAEAGQADDLVEHGDFSPASGGEAARRLLARGVPFDGLFVASAQMAAGALAVLREHGLVVPRDLGVVTVDDNYYAQSSVPPLTTVRQPTLEVGRTMVDVLIGLVEGRPVERVTILETEVVPRGSE from the coding sequence GTGACCGTCACCGTCGTCCCGACGCTGAAGATGGTGGCCGCGGCGGCGGGCGTCTCCAAGTCGACCGTCTCCCGCGTCATCAACGACTCGCCGAGCGTCACGCCCGAGGCCGTGGCCGCGGTGTCGGCCGCGATCGAGCGGCTCGGCTACACCCCCAACCGCGCCGCCCGCTCGCTGGTCAGCCGGCGCACCCAGACCCTCGCGCTCGTCATCCCCGAGAAGACGGCCACGTTCTTCACCGACCCCTACTTCGCCTCGGTCATCCAGGGCGCGGCGATGCGCGTGTCCCAGACCGACTTCACCCTCGCCCTGCTGATCTCCGCGGGCTCGGAGGACAAGACCCGGCGCTACCTGCGGACCGGGAGCGTCGACGGGGCCCTGGTCCTGTCGCACCACAGCGACGACCGCTCGTACGCGCACCTGGACGACGCCCTGCCCCTGGTCTTCGGCGGCCGCCCGATGAGCGCGGAGGGGTCGCTCCCCTGCTACGTCGACGTCGACAACGTCGAGGCGGCCGCGACGGTGACCCGCCGGCTCGTGGCCGCAGGGCGGGCGCGGATCGCCACCATCACCGGGCCCGCCGACATGGGGGTCGGCGTCGACCGCCTCACCGGCTGGCGCCGGGCCCTCGCCGAGGCCGGCCAGGCGGACGACCTGGTGGAGCACGGCGACTTCAGCCCGGCGAGCGGGGGCGAGGCCGCGCGCCGGCTGCTCGCCCGCGGCGTGCCCTTCGACGGCCTGTTCGTCGCCAGCGCGCAGATGGCCGCCGGCGCCCTGGCCGTCCTGCGCGAGCACGGTCTGGTCGTGCCCCGCGACCTCGGCGTGGTCACGGTGGACGACAACTACTACGCGCAGAGCTCGGTGCCGCCGCTCACGACCGTCCGCCAGCCCACGCTCGAGGTCGGGCGGACGATGGTGGACGTGCTCATCGGCCTCGTCGAGGGCCGGCCCGTCGAGCGCGTGACCATCCTCGAGACCGAGGTCGTGCCGCGCGGCTCGGAGTGA
- the mgrA gene encoding L-glyceraldehyde 3-phosphate reductase, translating into MTPPYLADENRYDVQPYRRCGVSGLHLPAVSLGFWHNFGDDKPIETQRAIMRRAFDLGVNHFDLANNYGPPYGSAETNAGRILTEDFKPYRDELVISSKAGWDMWPGPFGDHGSRKYLTASLDQSLKRLNLDYVDVFYHHRPDADTPLEETMGALDAAVRAGKALYVGVSSYSPEHTLAAAKILRELGTPMLIHQPSYSMFNRWIEGGLLDALEQAGVGCIAFTALAQGLLTNRYLNGIPADSRAAQGKSLEQETITPEVIERVKKLNDLAEGRGQTLAQMALAWVLRDARVTSTLIGASSVAQLEDNVAATKNLTFSDDELKQIDDLAVESGVDLWADARDATDA; encoded by the coding sequence GTGACCCCTCCCTACCTCGCCGACGAGAACCGCTACGACGTCCAGCCCTACCGCCGCTGCGGGGTGAGCGGTCTCCACCTGCCCGCCGTCTCGCTCGGCTTCTGGCACAACTTCGGCGACGACAAGCCGATCGAGACCCAGCGCGCGATCATGCGCCGGGCGTTCGACCTCGGGGTGAACCACTTCGACCTCGCCAACAACTACGGCCCGCCGTACGGCTCCGCCGAGACCAACGCCGGGCGGATCCTCACCGAGGACTTCAAGCCCTACCGCGACGAGCTCGTCATCTCGTCCAAGGCCGGCTGGGACATGTGGCCGGGCCCGTTCGGCGACCACGGCTCGCGGAAGTACCTGACGGCGAGCCTGGACCAGTCGCTGAAGCGGCTGAACCTCGACTACGTCGACGTCTTCTACCACCACCGCCCGGACGCCGACACCCCGCTCGAGGAGACGATGGGCGCGCTCGACGCGGCCGTCCGCGCGGGCAAGGCGCTCTACGTCGGGGTGTCGTCCTACTCCCCGGAGCACACGCTCGCGGCGGCGAAGATCCTGCGCGAGCTCGGCACGCCGATGCTGATCCACCAGCCGTCGTACTCGATGTTCAACCGGTGGATCGAAGGCGGGCTGCTCGACGCCCTCGAGCAGGCCGGCGTCGGCTGCATCGCCTTCACCGCGCTCGCCCAGGGGCTGCTGACCAACCGCTACCTCAACGGCATCCCGGCCGACTCCCGCGCGGCGCAGGGCAAGTCGCTGGAGCAGGAGACCATCACGCCCGAGGTCATCGAGCGGGTCAAGAAGCTCAACGACCTCGCCGAGGGCCGCGGTCAGACCCTGGCGCAGATGGCGCTGGCGTGGGTGCTCCGCGACGCCCGCGTCACCAGCACGCTGATCGGCGCGAGCAGCGTCGCCCAGCTCGAGGACAACGTCGCGGCGACGAAGAACCTCACGTTCTCCGACGACGAGCTGAAGCAGATCGACGACCTGGCCGTCGAGTCCGGCGTCGACCTCTGGGCCGACGCGCGGGATGCGACCGACGCCTGA
- a CDS encoding NAD(P)-dependent oxidoreductase: protein MKPTVVLVPQPQPVERIFRPETLARLHEAFEVVEPAEGELDAALGDAWAIVGQPELPTERLERAPHLRAVLNVEGNFYPNVDYPTCFTRSIRVLGCGPAYAQAVAEHALGLALDLARGISREDRAFRAGRERYLGEGNADAVLLRHADVGLVGYGNIGRALRPLLAAFGARVRAYDPWLPDAVLRDADVEPASLDEVLRRSTFVVVLATVTDDSQHLLGPRELDLLPEGARLVLVSRAAVTDYEALGERVAAGRFLAASDVWPTEPVPADSPFRSMEGLLLSAHRAGGIPAAFLEIGDMVVDDLELLARGLAPVRMQQAAPELVGRYRNRPAG from the coding sequence GTGAAGCCGACCGTCGTCCTCGTCCCGCAGCCGCAGCCCGTCGAGCGGATCTTCCGCCCCGAGACGCTGGCCCGGCTGCACGAAGCCTTCGAGGTGGTCGAGCCGGCCGAGGGCGAGCTCGACGCCGCGCTGGGTGACGCCTGGGCGATCGTGGGCCAGCCCGAACTGCCGACCGAGCGGCTCGAGCGCGCGCCGCACCTGCGGGCCGTGCTCAACGTCGAGGGGAACTTCTACCCCAACGTCGACTACCCGACCTGCTTCACCCGGAGCATCCGGGTGCTCGGCTGCGGGCCCGCGTACGCGCAGGCCGTGGCCGAGCACGCGCTCGGGCTCGCCCTGGACCTGGCGCGGGGGATCAGCCGGGAGGACCGCGCGTTCCGCGCCGGGCGTGAGCGCTACCTCGGCGAGGGCAACGCCGACGCGGTGCTGCTGCGGCACGCCGACGTGGGCCTGGTCGGCTACGGGAACATCGGACGCGCGCTGCGCCCGCTGCTGGCCGCGTTCGGCGCGAGGGTCCGGGCGTACGACCCGTGGCTCCCGGACGCCGTCCTGCGCGACGCGGACGTCGAGCCCGCGTCGCTCGACGAGGTGCTCCGCCGCAGCACGTTCGTCGTCGTCCTGGCCACGGTCACCGACGACAGCCAGCACCTGCTCGGCCCCCGCGAGCTCGACCTGCTGCCCGAGGGTGCCCGCCTGGTGCTGGTCAGCCGCGCCGCGGTGACCGACTACGAGGCCCTGGGCGAGCGCGTCGCCGCGGGCCGCTTCCTCGCCGCGTCCGACGTGTGGCCGACCGAGCCGGTGCCGGCGGACTCACCCTTCCGGTCGATGGAGGGCCTGCTCCTGTCGGCCCACCGCGCGGGCGGCATCCCGGCCGCGTTCCTCGAGATCGGCGACATGGTCGTCGACGACCTCGAGCTGCTGGCCCGCGGGCTCGCCCCCGTCCGGATGCAGCAGGCCGCGCCCGAGCTGGTCGGGCGCTACCGGAACCGTCCCGCCGGCTGA